The DNA window TTGAGACACATGTCTTGAGATACCTGGAATGGTAACTCCTCCCGGAACCATATAGGAAGAATGGGGCCATTGTCCTCCAAATATTGCTACTATTTGAAGAATTTTCTTGGTATTTTCAATGGCTTCTTTATAAATCTTTCCTTTGAAAGGCTCAAAATTGTCCATGAGAAGAGAGTAATATTTTTCCTTCGCATACAGTTCATTACAAATATCAGGAAAGAACATTAAAAATGTATGGCGGGTATCACTCTGAATTTCTTCTGTAATTAAACAGATATTTCGAATATTCGTTCCATTTGGAGCTATCTTGGCTTTCTGAGCTACTTCAATGGCGGTTACCGCTGCATATAAATGAGCAGTTCCGCATATTCCACAGATTCGAGGAGTGATCACCAATCCATCCCAGGCTGCCCTCCCCTGCATTATCTGTTCAAAGCCTCTGTACATAGTTCCTACACATTGTGCTTTAGAAACTTTGTTTCCGTCTAATTCTACCTTTATTTCTAAGTCACCTTCAACCCGATTAAAGGATAACTTGACATTTTTTGATTCCATCATAAAACCTGAATATACTCAATTTATGCTATTCTTACAAACTTAAACACTTATCTATACATCAACTTCCCGTTCTTTTAGACGTTGAGGTGTAGCTGACTTTGCTAATCCTTTATAGGCCAAATAATTCGCTCGATTTACACCCAGGGGTAATTCAGCAGGAATATCTCCTAATTTTTTCGTTTTAAAAAGATTTTTATCTTTCGGAAAATTAGAAGCGGTACAACCGAAACAGGGAACACCGGCACGGGGCTTACTATTTTTTTCATTCCATAAAGTTAAATTACAGGTACCTAAAGTTTTAGGCCCTTCACAACCCTGGTTAAAAAAAAGGCAACCTCTTCCACCAAAGTTCTCATCTTCTATATCAAACTCATGATACTCGTTCCTTGAACATCCCTGGTGTATCAACGAATTATAGAATAACTTGGGTCGATTTAGATGATCCAATTCAATTTTCTGACCTGTTAAATGATAAAGCATGGTTTGAACGATAGTATTGGGATGCACGGGACAACCTGCCAGATTGATAACCGGATAACCACTTTTTGAACGCCAATCCAATTCAAACAGACCATCCGGCTCATCTTTAAACCATTGCAAGCCAACAGCATCAGTGGGATTTGGGGGAGCGGCGGGTATTCCACCAAAAGAAGAACAGGTACCCACAGCCAAAACCAGATTAGCTTTCTCGCAAAGCTCCCGAACCACCTCCATTTTGGGTCTTCCCAGGAAGGTATCGAACATACCGGTTTCTTCCGGTCCGGTCAAAATGCTTCCTTCTACACAAAAAATATCGAGAGGTATTTTTTCATTTTTTATATCTTCAATCAATTGCTCAAATTCTTTCTCGGAAATGGGCGATAAGGAAGGGTGCCAGAGTAGTTGAATCGAATAAAGATCAAAAAACTGATTCAAGTTGGGATCATTTGCATTTAAAAAAGACATAGTGTCTCCACTACAGGCACCTGATTGAATCCAAAAAATAGTAGGCATGGTCTTTTATACCTTTTTTTTCTTAAAAAAGTAAAGAAAAGCTCCAATTCCAAGAAGAGAAAGCATAACGAAAGGCATGAGAGATAGAATTTCCCTACCTAAATGCATATGCGGCTCAATCGAACCATGGGCTAAAAATAAATTTTCCATGTTTTGAGTGTAACTCAAGTAACAGGCATGTCAAGAAATTTAAATTGCCTCAATATAAATTTTGTGAAGCCGGAAATTCTCCATTTTTGTGTATGTAAACCTTAGCATTTTCCCTTCTTTTACAATCGATTAAATTTAAACCTTTCGGATTATCATAAAAGTTACATCATCGTTATTGGGGTAGTCCTTCAATTCATCCAATAGTTTATCCTGTATCTCTTGCAGTGAGCCCTCTCCATTCCTGTTAAGAAGTTCTCTCAATCTTTCGATTCCGTACATTTCATCCTGTGCGTTATATCCTTCCGTGATCCCATCCGTATACAAAAACATTGTATCTCCGGAGGATAAACTTAGTTCATCCATAAAAAACTCATTCATTAATTCTTCATAACCCAACCAGGAACCCCGTGTTTCTATACTTTCAACCTGTTTTTTGTTTTTTCTGTATATAAGAATATCCTGATGTAATCCGGAAAAGTAAAATTTATTATCTTTAATATGAAACAAAGTGAAAGTTGCGTATTTGTTAATATTCATCTTCTTAACATTTTCTGAAATAACATGGTTTACCTGTTTAAGTTTTTCAGCAATGGAAAGATTTTTAGCAGATCGTATAACTGTATGAAGAGAAGTTTGTATCATCATCATAACCAGACCGGCAGGAACTCCATGTCCGCTTACGTCTGCAATAACAACCCATTCATCCTCTCCATCCTGTATCACATCATAGTAATCTCCACCGACTTCATCAGCGGTTTGCATATAAGCCAGTACATCGAAAGATTTAATTTCCGGTTTTTCAAGTAATAGAGAAGTTTGAATGTCTCTGGCTATTTCCATTTCTTTTTCAGCAATAGCTGCTTTTTCTCTTTGCTCTAATAAACGTGTATTTTCTATTGAAATGGCAGCCTGACTTGATAGTACTTTAATAATTTCCAAACTGCTTCCACTAAAAGTATTGGTCGTAAGGTTATTTTCAAGATAGATAATCCCTGAAATTTTTCTTTTAAACTTTAAAGGTACACATATTATAGATTTCGCATTGTTCACCACAATATAAGGATCATTTTTAAATAGATGTGAATTAGAAGCATCTTCTAATATTACACTATCTTTAGATTTTCGAACATAATTAATGATGGAGATAGGAAGAATGCCAGAACTTTTATCTATGGATATCGATTGCATAATATTATACTCTTCATTCACATTACCTTCTGCTTCTATTTTAAATGATTTTCCTTTTTCATCCGGTAATAATAAAACTCCTCTTTGAGCACCCGCATTTTCAATGGAGTATTTCATAATTTTTTTTAAGAGATTTTGAAGTTCTATTTCTCCCGAAAGAGCCTGAGAAGTCTTTAAAATTGTGCTAACATCAAAAGAAGAAATACTCGTTGAACCTGTAGTAGTATTCGAAATGGTCTGCGTTATTGTTTGCGAAACGGTATTTGTTTGAGTCAAGTCTATTGCTAATTTACTTTTTTTCTTAGTAATATAATAATGGTATTCCCTCTCCATGTGCTCCACTTTTGCAATAGCTCCCCAATCAGAATAGATATTATAGGCTTCTGTTAAAAACTCTTTAGCTTTTATATTTTGATTAGAGTTTAAATAGTATTTTCCGAGTTGTTCATTGGCAATAGCTTGTTCAAATAAAAAGCTATTCATTTTTGCTTCTTCTATAGATTTTTTATAATATTCAATTGCTACTTCCTTCTTATTTTCTATTTTTGCTTTTTCTGCTAATAGAAGAAGATATTTATTATTAAAATTCATAGGAGCATATTTCGAAATAGTTTTAAAAAATTTTATATTCTTTGTTAAAATTCTTTTTAGCTCTTTTTGTTCTATTTTTTCAAAAGCCCACCACGCAGAATATATTATTAAGGACTGAAATAGAATAGAAATATATGAAATTGGAGAGGACTTACCACCATTTCGGTATTTCTCTATATACTGATTTAAAGAAAAAGCTTCTTCGTATTTATGAAAAAGAAAGAAAACTATAGATTGATAGGTATACACATAAAGGCTCGAAACATTATCTATTTGTTTTTCATGATTCATTAAGAATTCAGAATAGTTCATATATTCCCCGGATAATTCCTCTCTTATCTTTGCTTTTCCTAACAGATTATGAATTAATTGACCCAGTCCATTAATCATAGTTTGAGATGAAATTTGAACTGATTTTTTTAAAACATCATTATATTTACTCAGCTTAACATCTACATCTTTTAAATTTATACTGCCAAAAAAATCCTGAATTATAATTGTGTTAGCCTGAAAGCCAGCAAACTCATAGTCACCTACTTCTATACTTTGTGGAAAAACTTTTTCAAGCGGAATAATAGATTCAGATAATTTTTGTGTCCATATATAAAGCAGATTATAATGTACTAAATGAATTTTAACTTTAAGTTCAGGTAAAGGATATAGCTCATTCAATTTAAGTGCAATTTCGCCTGCTTTATAGCCGGTATCCATCTCCATTAACTCACCACATAATACAACTCCGTATGTAGCATAAGCATAAGAACTATACTTTGTATTCCCGTATTTCAAACTGAGGTGAATCATACTGACAACAAGAATCACAAACAATTCAGGATTAGCAAAATAAGCGGGAGTAAAGGCATAATTAAGAACTTTATTTATTGCTAAAACTCTCAGGTTATCCTTTAATTCGGGTAAATGTATTACATTTTCTAACTTCCCTCCCGATAGTCTCCATTTAGTTGATAAAATACTTTTGATAATCTCAAACCTGGATGGATGTTTTGATAATTTCAAATCTAACTTATCCAAAATCTCTATTGCCAGATCAATAGCTTTTAAATAAAGTCCCTGGCTGGTTCTAGCTTTAATTACATTTAACTGTAAACTTGCTAAATCTTCTACCTTTTTAATTCTAGGCTCTAACTCAAGGGCTATTTTTTCTAAGTCTTCATACATAGAATTCAGATAAAGTAATTCTAAATATTCATTGCTAACATTAAAACATAGATCACAGTCTTTTTCCCACCTTTTTCCCGATATCTCGTGAAAAGAGTTATTTATATAGCTATATGCCGAGCCAAAAGCAGAAGAAGATTTGGCCTTCATGCCTGCTTGCAAATTTAGTTTAATATACTTTAGCTTCTCGTCTTCATCTGTTATTTCAGATTTTCCCTGATTAAAATGATCGGTAATGAAAAATATTTTTTTCTCTATATCTTCCATACTGGCTTTTTCCAGAGCTTTCTTCGCAATTCGGTAATGAAAAGCAGGCTTTTCTGATTCTAAAATCAGCGAATAGGCAGCTTCTTGTATTCGATCATGAGCAAAATGATACTTATCTCCTCTAAAAAATATTAAACCATGTTGATTTGCAGTAATTAAGGAATCAGACAATTTTTCTTCTTCTAAATTAATGATTTCTAAAACTTCTTTTTGAGAAAAACGATTTCCTATAGCAGCAGCTACTCTTAAAGTTTCAATCACGGGTTTATCTAATTGCGTAATTTTCTCTACCATGAATTTAACAACATCATCTGTAATCTCAAGCTTTTCAACTTTCCCGGGATCCCAATCCCATACATTTTCTGAGGAAAGATAAATAATCTTTTTATTACCCAGTTCTGTTAATAATTGATTTACAAAAAATGGATTTCCCTGTGTTTTAGAATATACTAAATCTCTTAGCTCTTCAGTTTTTTCACTCTTATATCCAACAGAATCCTGGATTATTTCATGAATATCTTTCTTCTCTAAGGCTTTCAGTTCAATTACGACATGAGTAATGCCGGACTCTGTAATTTTCTCCAATGCCAGCATAAGAGGGTGTGATGAAGGAGTTTCATTATTTCGAAAAGAAAGAATTAACTGTAAAAAATTAATTCTTTCTTTTATATATAGATATTTTAATAACTCAAGACTTGCCAGATCTATCCATTGCATGTCATCTAAAAATAAAACAATAGGTCTATTTTTAGTTGCCAGTGCTTTTAAAAGTTTTGAAAAAACCAGGTGAAAACGATTTTGATTCGCTTCGGGAGAAAGTTTTTCTAATTCAGGTTGTTCTCCAACAACCAATTCCAACAAAGGGAACAATTCCGTAACAACTTTTGCATTCCCTCCTATTGCACTTAGGATTTCTTTTTTTTTCTTTTGTATTTCATCATCACTTTCTGCAAGAAATTCAGTAAAAAGACCCTGGAATGCCTGAATAAAAACGCTGTAAGGAACATCCCTTTTAAATTGTTCACATTTTCCTGTTAAAAAATATCCTCGTTTTTCTAAGATAGGTTTTTGGACTTCATTTACCAGAACTGATTTTCCAATTCCGGAAACACCTTCTATACTTGCAATTTCTACATAGCCCTCAGTAATTTTTTGAAAGGAAGATAGTAAGAGTTCAATTTCTTTCTCTCTACCATATAGTTTTTCAGGAACTTGAAACTTATTCAGGAAATCTTTTTTACCCAATTCAAACGAAATGGAATTCCCTTCTTTTTCTATATTTTCTCTTAAATATACTAAATCTTCCTTTAAACCGGAAACACTCTGATACCTTTCTTGTGGAGGCTTTGACATTAACTTTAGTATGATTGCATCTAAAATTTTTGGGATTTTCGGATTATGCTTAGAAGGCCTGCTGGCCTGTTTTGCTATATGTGCATGAATCAATTCAAGGGGATCTTCGGACTTGAAAGGTCTTTCAGTGGTTAAAAGCTCATAAAAGGTAATACCAAGAGAATATAAATCTGCTCTTTGATCCAGACTTATATTCACACGACCGGTTTGTTCAGGAGAAATATAGGGAAGTGTTCCTTCCAGGGTGGCTTTTTGATAAATTTGATTTAAGTTTTCATTTAAAAAAGTAGAGATGCCAAAATCCGTTATTTTAATTACAGTTCCATCTGTGTTAATCAAAATATTATGCGGCTTTATATCTTTATGAATTATATTTTTACTGTGTATCTCCTGTAAAGAATCACAACATTTTACAGCAATATCCAGGAACTGATTTATCGATAAACTTTTATTATCTAAAAAGTTTTTATCAGAACTATATAAAGTTTTAAGCTCTATAAACCTTTCTTCCAGATTCTTCCACATGAGATCTTTCTCCTGTTTTCAAAGATAATTCTATGAAAAATAATTTCTACTATTTTTTCATATTTTTAAATAGAAATTACAAACAAGCTGCATTTTCTGAATTTAATTCATAATTTATTGACAATTTATTTTAGATATTATGATTTCAATCATAATCCTGGAGGCAGAAGAGTAAGATAATTCTTAGTCTAATAAACAAAAAGCACAGGAAGTATGAGTTTATTAGGTATTATAAATACTATAAAGTCTTAATAGGGTTAGTAATATGAATTACCACAGAACAAGTATTATCAGGCGCTTCTTAAGTTATTCGGTTGGCTTTGGAATTTTACTGGGAAGTATTTTTCCCTTTTTTGCTACCTATTTTGTAGCGAGTTGGAAAAGTGAAAAGATGTTTTATATATTTTGCACAACCTGCGTCATCTCTGGTATAGCTGTCGGTCTGGTAGGTTATTTTATCTATCAAGTTACCATTATGACTATCCTTAAAGATATGTCCTTACAAATGGCTGACATTTCCGGTGGCAATGGTGATTTAACCTCTCGAATAAATTGCAACTCACACGACGAACTTGGAAAGCTAACCCTAAATTTTAACCGATTTGTAACCAGGGTAAGAAGTATTGTTAGCGAAGTTCAATCCTTAACTTCTCTCGTAGCTACATCTTCCAGTCAAATTTCTACTGCAACCAAAAAGTTATCTTTAACCACACAGGGAGAAGCTGCCAGTACAGAACAAATTTCGGCTTCTATCGAAGGTGTTTATAGAGAAGTCGGGGAAATTGCATTTAGCACCGGTGAGCAAAATAAATTGGTTTTAGAGCTTTTACATTGTATGTCTTCTTCGAGCACCATGATTAAAGAAATAAACAATGAAATTGAAGGTGCAGGTATTTTATCCTCTTCCATTAAAACAGATTCTTCTATAGGTTATAGAACTTTACAGGAAATGAATCAGAAGATGACAGACATCATTTCCTCTTCTAAAGAAATGACCAAAGTAATCAACATAGTTAATGACATCTCCAAAAAAGTAAACCTTTTATCGATTAATGCTTCTATAGAAGCAGCAAGAGCCGGAGAAGCAGGTATCGGATTCACAGTAGTTGCAGACGAAATAGGCAAGCTCGCAAAACAAACCGACAAGGAGTTAGAAAAAATCAAATCCATGGTTCAATTGAATCATACACGAATCCAATCCGGGATGGAGAAATCTCAGGAAACCCTTTTTATTATAGAGAAAATCAACGAGGGTATACAGAGAATTGATGAACACATTAACCAGATGCACCAATACATGCTGAATACTCTAGAAAATAACCAAACAGTTGAAGAAGAAGCTATTCAGATTAAAGCCATGAGTGAAAAGATTAATTATGTAACCAAAGAAGAGACCCTGGCTTTTCAGGAAATTGTAGAGGCCATAACCGAAATAAACAAACTGACTCAAACTATTGCGTTTTCCTCGGAAGAACTCTCAGAAATTTCAGGAAAACTGGAAAATGATTCATTTTACCTCAAGAAAAAGGTAGAATTCTTCCAGACCTAATTTGATTAAAAAAAAACAGGTAGCTTCTAAAAGGTATCTTTCTTAGTTTGTCTATTGAAAAATGATAATTCAGAGTTTGAACCTCTATTTTATTCAAATAGGCAGCGGACTGGGACTTTTAATGGCCCTGATTCAATTGCTCAGAAAGGAAGGAGAAAAAGGTCTTCATCCTCTCTTTTTTCTCGGTCTTTTAGTTGCATCCCTACAATCCAGACTGGGCTTGTATTTAAGTGAATCCCCTCTTCAGTATCCTTACGCTTATTTCGCTGTTATCTTTACTTTGTATTGTATCGGACCCTTTCTTTTGCTCTTATTTATACAGATGCTAAGCTTTGCCATAAGCCCTCCCAAATACTCCTATCGACTGCATTTCTTCCCGGCTTTTATTGTCCTGATTTATGAAATCTTCTTTTTTGCTCTTCCCCTGGAAATTCAAAGACAACAATTAACTGCTTCCTTTTCCTCTTTTATCCCAAGCATCATTAATATTGGTATCTTCATAGGAGTCGGTCATATTTCGATTTACCTTCTCTATATAATGAGTCTCTTTTTGAAAATAAAAAAGAACTTTGATATAAGCTACGGAGGAGCCCTTTATTTTATAGTAATCAGTCCGGTTCCCACACTTATCGTTGCTTTTTTGGGTTATGCCCTTCAGAGTAAAGTACTCATGCACATTGGTGCCGCCTTCATTACTC is part of the Leptospiraceae bacterium genome and encodes:
- a CDS encoding NADH:ubiquinone oxidoreductase encodes the protein MPTIFWIQSGACSGDTMSFLNANDPNLNQFFDLYSIQLLWHPSLSPISEKEFEQLIEDIKNEKIPLDIFCVEGSILTGPEETGMFDTFLGRPKMEVVRELCEKANLVLAVGTCSSFGGIPAAPPNPTDAVGLQWFKDEPDGLFELDWRSKSGYPVINLAGCPVHPNTIVQTMLYHLTGQKIELDHLNRPKLFYNSLIHQGCSRNEYHEFDIEDENFGGRGCLFFNQGCEGPKTLGTCNLTLWNEKNSKPRAGVPCFGCTASNFPKDKNLFKTKKLGDIPAELPLGVNRANYLAYKGLAKSATPQRLKEREVDV
- a CDS encoding QVPTGV class sortase B protein-sorting domain-containing protein — translated: MENLFLAHGSIEPHMHLGREILSLMPFVMLSLLGIGAFLYFFKKKKV
- a CDS encoding AAA family ATPase, whose translation is MWKNLEERFIELKTLYSSDKNFLDNKSLSINQFLDIAVKCCDSLQEIHSKNIIHKDIKPHNILINTDGTVIKITDFGISTFLNENLNQIYQKATLEGTLPYISPEQTGRVNISLDQRADLYSLGITFYELLTTERPFKSEDPLELIHAHIAKQASRPSKHNPKIPKILDAIILKLMSKPPQERYQSVSGLKEDLVYLRENIEKEGNSISFELGKKDFLNKFQVPEKLYGREKEIELLLSSFQKITEGYVEIASIEGVSGIGKSVLVNEVQKPILEKRGYFLTGKCEQFKRDVPYSVFIQAFQGLFTEFLAESDDEIQKKKKEILSAIGGNAKVVTELFPLLELVVGEQPELEKLSPEANQNRFHLVFSKLLKALATKNRPIVLFLDDMQWIDLASLELLKYLYIKERINFLQLILSFRNNETPSSHPLMLALEKITESGITHVVIELKALEKKDIHEIIQDSVGYKSEKTEELRDLVYSKTQGNPFFVNQLLTELGNKKIIYLSSENVWDWDPGKVEKLEITDDVVKFMVEKITQLDKPVIETLRVAAAIGNRFSQKEVLEIINLEEEKLSDSLITANQHGLIFFRGDKYHFAHDRIQEAAYSLILESEKPAFHYRIAKKALEKASMEDIEKKIFFITDHFNQGKSEITDEDEKLKYIKLNLQAGMKAKSSSAFGSAYSYINNSFHEISGKRWEKDCDLCFNVSNEYLELLYLNSMYEDLEKIALELEPRIKKVEDLASLQLNVIKARTSQGLYLKAIDLAIEILDKLDLKLSKHPSRFEIIKSILSTKWRLSGGKLENVIHLPELKDNLRVLAINKVLNYAFTPAYFANPELFVILVVSMIHLSLKYGNTKYSSYAYATYGVVLCGELMEMDTGYKAGEIALKLNELYPLPELKVKIHLVHYNLLYIWTQKLSESIIPLEKVFPQSIEVGDYEFAGFQANTIIIQDFFGSINLKDVDVKLSKYNDVLKKSVQISSQTMINGLGQLIHNLLGKAKIREELSGEYMNYSEFLMNHEKQIDNVSSLYVYTYQSIVFFLFHKYEEAFSLNQYIEKYRNGGKSSPISYISILFQSLIIYSAWWAFEKIEQKELKRILTKNIKFFKTISKYAPMNFNNKYLLLLAEKAKIENKKEVAIEYYKKSIEEAKMNSFLFEQAIANEQLGKYYLNSNQNIKAKEFLTEAYNIYSDWGAIAKVEHMEREYHYYITKKKSKLAIDLTQTNTVSQTITQTISNTTTGSTSISSFDVSTILKTSQALSGEIELQNLLKKIMKYSIENAGAQRGVLLLPDEKGKSFKIEAEGNVNEEYNIMQSISIDKSSGILPISIINYVRKSKDSVILEDASNSHLFKNDPYIVVNNAKSIICVPLKFKRKISGIIYLENNLTTNTFSGSSLEIIKVLSSQAAISIENTRLLEQREKAAIAEKEMEIARDIQTSLLLEKPEIKSFDVLAYMQTADEVGGDYYDVIQDGEDEWVVIADVSGHGVPAGLVMMMIQTSLHTVIRSAKNLSIAEKLKQVNHVISENVKKMNINKYATFTLFHIKDNKFYFSGLHQDILIYRKNKKQVESIETRGSWLGYEELMNEFFMDELSLSSGDTMFLYTDGITEGYNAQDEMYGIERLRELLNRNGEGSLQEIQDKLLDELKDYPNNDDVTFMIIRKV
- a CDS encoding methyl-accepting chemotaxis protein, giving the protein MNYHRTSIIRRFLSYSVGFGILLGSIFPFFATYFVASWKSEKMFYIFCTTCVISGIAVGLVGYFIYQVTIMTILKDMSLQMADISGGNGDLTSRINCNSHDELGKLTLNFNRFVTRVRSIVSEVQSLTSLVATSSSQISTATKKLSLTTQGEAASTEQISASIEGVYREVGEIAFSTGEQNKLVLELLHCMSSSSTMIKEINNEIEGAGILSSSIKTDSSIGYRTLQEMNQKMTDIISSSKEMTKVINIVNDISKKVNLLSINASIEAARAGEAGIGFTVVADEIGKLAKQTDKELEKIKSMVQLNHTRIQSGMEKSQETLFIIEKINEGIQRIDEHINQMHQYMLNTLENNQTVEEEAIQIKAMSEKINYVTKEETLAFQEIVEAITEINKLTQTIAFSSEELSEISGKLENDSFYLKKKVEFFQT
- a CDS encoding AraC family transcriptional regulator, yielding MIIQSLNLYFIQIGSGLGLLMALIQLLRKEGEKGLHPLFFLGLLVASLQSRLGLYLSESPLQYPYAYFAVIFTLYCIGPFLLLLFIQMLSFAISPPKYSYRLHFFPAFIVLIYEIFFFALPLEIQRQQLTASFSSFIPSIINIGIFIGVGHISIYLLYIMSLFLKIKKNFDISYGGALYFIVISPVPTLIVAFLGYALQSKVLMHIGAAFITLICMTIFLIRDMYPGFFISLQKEIEEKRYLKTQLNGINLDAIKDRLLELMETDKIFMDEDIRLSTLADELKISPNQVSRIINEQFGQNFNEFINSFRIKEAQKLLLEDREKTILSIAFEVGFNTKATFNTQFVKFVKMTPSEFRKQNLR